The Bacillus sp. F19 DNA segment TATCTTTAAATCGTTGTAACCGCTGAATATTTGAGTTTTCATGGAAGAAAAACTGTTTTTCGCTGCATAAAATATAAAATTATCCAAGCTAATTGAAAGATATTTCCTTATAAAAGAGTATTTTAGCAGGTAATTAAAAAGGTACGGCATACTTAAAAATTTGCAAGTTTCAAAATGATAATATAAATTCGATTAGTTCATTAAACATTTAGCTGAAATCCGAATTTTTTTAGCCGAAAATGAAGAATTTCTAGCCGATTTCGGGATTTTTTTAGCCAAGACGAAAATAACACGTTTCAGCTAATGACTGTATCTAGCCAACATTTCTATTTTCTATCTGATACTTCTTTATTTTAGCTGAAGTCACCCTTTTATATCTAAATCCACGATACATAAAAACAGCCGCTCCAAAGCGGCTGCCAACTCAATAAATATCCCTGCGTGAAAACACTATAAACGAAACAATCAGCCCGGCTGCTGCCCAGATGCTGAGGACACTCATGGAAAATCCCAGTGTCATCCCGTTGATAGGAGGCGCCATGCCTGCTACATAATCGGTCAGTCTTAGGTTGACCATGAAAAAGTACTTGGCTGATTCCCATGAGGAAACCATATTGGCAAGAATGGCTCCTGCAATCAATGCGGCGAGCATCACTCCCATAACAGAGGCGGTGCTTTTCATAAGCACGGAGAGAGTAAAGGTCAGGGTTCCGACGACAAGCGCCACGAACCACACTAGCCCGAGCTCCATCAAAATGTACTGCCACTGTTCAACCAACCGGACCTGATCGGTGTTCAAGTCCTCACCCTGGACTGTAAACCCAGTTAGGATCGGCATATTCCAGCCGCCATATCCAAAGACGATTCCTGATATGAGATAGGAAAGTAGTCCGAGTGATAAGACGATAAAAGAAACCGACAAAATTAATGTGATGTACTTGCTTAATAAAATTTTCCACCTTTTTACCGGCCTTGTTAACAGCAGCTTGATTGTTCCCCTTGTTGCCTCAGAGGAGACGAGATCGGCTGCGATGACCATGACCATCAGCGGCAGCAGGAGGTCAATGGAATTCTCCGCAAACATTCTCATAAAGGTTGGTGCTCCGGGAGCACTTGGATTAATGTCGTTATCCAGGTAATACTGCTGCTGCTCCATCCGAATTTGCAGATATTTCTTCCATTCAGCTGAGATGCCGCTTGAGCTTAACCTGTTCTGCGCATTGATAATTTCCTGCTGCAAGTGAGAACGCCAGTCGGTTGTTCCCAATTCTTCTTGAAGGGTTTTAGCTTCTTTCATTTGTGCATATGTGAAAAGTCCGACTAGTACGGCTAATATTCCGGCAATGATAAAAAGCCGCTTCTTCCGGATAATTTTGATCATTTCATTATAGACGAGGTTAATCAATGCTTTCACCTTCAGTCAGCTCGATAAATAAATCTTCAAGTGTAGGCAGTTTTGTCTGGATCTCCCGAACTTTTACACCTGCTCGAACTAATTTCTCATTCCA contains these protein-coding regions:
- a CDS encoding ABC transporter permease, which translates into the protein MINLVYNEMIKIIRKKRLFIIAGILAVLVGLFTYAQMKEAKTLQEELGTTDWRSHLQQEIINAQNRLSSSGISAEWKKYLQIRMEQQQYYLDNDINPSAPGAPTFMRMFAENSIDLLLPLMVMVIAADLVSSEATRGTIKLLLTRPVKRWKILLSKYITLILSVSFIVLSLGLLSYLISGIVFGYGGWNMPILTGFTVQGEDLNTDQVRLVEQWQYILMELGLVWFVALVVGTLTFTLSVLMKSTASVMGVMLAALIAGAILANMVSSWESAKYFFMVNLRLTDYVAGMAPPINGMTLGFSMSVLSIWAAAGLIVSFIVFSRRDIY